The following nucleotide sequence is from Paenibacillus andongensis.
TAGTAATGCATGGTTGAACGTAAATCCGAATGACCAACTGATCTGGAAACTTCTGTGAGCTCATTGCCAGAATGATCATCTAGTGCACTTGTAATGAAGGTGTGTCTTAAAGCTCTAGCAGAAACTTTACTCATACCAAATATTTTCCTATTGTATTTATTAAATATGCTGCTTATATGCTTTGTTTCTATTCTCATTCCTCTGCCGGTAACGAATAGCGGGTCTATTAAGCTGGCGCCGTTTCTTTGTTTATTGATATAGGATCGAAGGATAAGCATCACTTCTTTCTCCAGCTGGATGGAACGCTGGGAAGATTTGAGTGAATACAGATATATACGTGACTCCGTTTTTAACACATCCTGGATCCGTAGTGTACATATTTCTATCGGGCGACAACCGGTAAACATGATCAAGAGGACAACACAGAGATCCCTTTTTTGGAAAGGGCTGTACTGATCCTGAAGAATTCCATTAAGAAAGGACATTCTGTCTTCATTGGTAACAAAAGAATTCTCTCTAACGACTGTGGAATCAAACTGTTCTGGTATCACATAATCGAAATAAATGTACTGATTTCTTTTTAGAAACCGGAGAAATCTGCGCAATACATTTAATTGATAATAAGCTGACCTGGACAAAATGGTTTCTTCGTCTATGCGTTTTAAGAAGTGGTTTTCAATATCCGTCAAGTGGGTCTGAGTTAACAGTCTGATGTTTTGTCTGATTTCAGGGTCGAGCAGCTTTAGAATTGATTTGATGTTGCGTAATTCAGTTGTAACGCACAGTTTATTTAACCGGCACAGCTCCTCGATATATTCCCGTAAGGGCGCACATCCGAGATCATCGAAGTGGGGGACTTCTTGGTTAAGCAGATAATTGTCCAGCGGAACATAAATATTTTTTGTCCGTAAATATCGGATATAAAAATCGAGACTGTACAAATATTGTTGCCTCTCAGAGGGTAATATCTTACCCTCCTTCAATAGATCTTCTAAGTGCTGCTTATAGGTAAGTATGGGCTGCGCAAGCTGTGGTCCGTTTATGTTTTCGTGATCATTAATTAACTGATGACTGAGTGAATAGACAAAGAACAGAAGCACATTGTTTTCGATGATGGCAGTACGCCTTACACCTGACTCAGTGAGAAATAGCTTGAACCCTGTAGGTTTGTTTTCAACGTCCCTTTTGCTGCTATTGTTGCTTTCCTTCAATAGTAGATTTGATGGAATCATCAGATTTGCAACTCCTTTTTATTCAGTGTTTCCGCATCGATTCTATCTATACTTATTCTCTAACATAGATTGTTGAAAAAATTCGAGACAGGTAGTAGAATAGAAGAAACAAGATTTTTTTGCGATTAAGTTCGCGTTTCCACTTAGTGTGGCAAGTTGAACATCCTTGGTTTGATGTGATGATCTGAAGTATAAGTGATCATAAAGATCTGCTGTGTTCCATTGGACTCAGCTGGAAGGCGATTATGCCTCACCTATGTGCAAGGGAAGGCTGCAAATGGTTTTTGTCATTTATTTACAGTTATTTTTGATAAATTGTTCTTTATCAAATTCTCCCTTTATTTAGCTAAAGTGTAATCGGGGAAGCACGGCTATCACCCATATGAGTTTATGAGGAAATATTAATTGTCAATCGACAATTGGTATTTCCTTTTTTTGTTGCATTAGACCGTTAGATTATTTAAAAACCTAAACCAAAGTTGAAGTAGTTTTTTATGCAATTAAGGATTCCTCTCTATCCCCATTGTGTTTACCTTCATTATTATGTCAGAAATTATCTCCCCCCAATCTATAAAGCAAGATCCTGTAATTATTTCAAACTATTCCTTACAAAAACTAACTTTACTAACAACATGCCGTTATGATCAGACGGTTTCATTTGTTTTTTATAAAATAATAAATGGTGATGAAATGACCAAAAAAGATAAAAGCCCAGAAGAAGTAAGAAGAGAACAGTCCTTCCAAACGTGGTTGAAAAGTATTCAATTTACAAAGGCGGGACAAGGTTACATTGAGAAAAATTTAAAAGCTGTTTATTTTTTTGTTCAAGATTGGCTGTCATATGATGGGTTCATTGATGCTCATGCAGGACTGCAAATGCGGAAATGGCCGGAGGCTAAGATCCTTTTGCGGGATATTCAGGTTTGTGATTTGTTATTGAAAAAATTAAATTCACATGATCGGATTCATGCCCTAGCTGCATTAAATGGATTCAAATCAGCTAAAGAAATAGCTGAATTACTTGATAAGCCAGTGACGACAATCAATTCCCTTTTTCAAAAGAACAGTAAACCTAAACGGACAGGATCTGCCCCCGGGCTCATATCATCATTGGCAAAATTACTTGATGTCCCTGATGAGTTTTTGCTTTATGATGACATATCTTACTATCGCAACAACTTTAACAATCTTCTTCGTGTTGAAAATACAATTAACAGCAATGAAGTATTGACTATTTTTAATTCTAATAAGAAAGAAATAGATTATTATAAAGTTGAGATCGATTTTCCGCTTTCTCTTTCTACTTCATTCGTTGCAAAGTTGCGTAGTTGGAGGCAATACCGAACTATTGAATTGTATAGTGTTTATGAAATTCCACTAACGCATTACCTTAATACAAAGGATCTTCAAATAGATGCGATTGTATATACATCAGCATTATTACGTGGGACCAGTAAAGTAATATTGTACAGAAATTTCTCAAGTAGAAATGATCAGTTAATAGAAGCATTAAAAGAGATGAGATTAAGAAAGTATACATTTGTAACTGTTTTTAGAGAAAATCTAACAACATGATGTAATTCTGATTTAAGCAATGTAACTAGGGTAACCCTTCCATTAAAAGACTTGGGAGGGTTATTTGCATGGTCAAAATTAGCGAAGCAAGGCGTAAACAGTTGCTTGAATTAATCGAAGAGTGGATGGATAAGCAAGATGAAGTGGATTTAAGTCAAAGTAGGCTACTATTGAATCAAGAAGAAAAGAAAGCAGCATCGCAAGTAAATATAGATACGATCTCACAAGATTCCTATGCGACTAATGAAAAGGCAATGTTTACTGTAAAAGAACTTTCTAGTTATTTGTGTGTTTCTCAGGATTGTATATACGCAATGGTTCGTGAGAAACAGATTCCATATGTTCGAGTTAGAAGACGTATTTTGTTTCACAGGGACTCGATAGATAGCTGGCTAAAAACAACTGGTTTATGATCTACCACAATTGAATAGAACTATAATTTCTGGAAAAACTAAAAGATAGAATTATAATTTTATTATGGGAGAGGATAACTATGAGTGTTGAAAGGTCAAGAAATGAAGTTTGGTCACTAGAACAAGATACTTTCTTACTTAATTCTGTTTTGAGACATTTAGCTGGGGGTAGTAATCAAAAGCGTGCTTTCGAGGAGGCAGCTCATGAAATAGGTCGGACCCCTGGTGCATGTGCTTTTCGATTTAACTCTGTTTTAAGACAACGACATAATGAAGAAATACGGATTGCAAAGCAGAAAATAAATAAACTATCAGAAGGAACTATCATTCCATTGCAACAATTTATTAATAAAAATGAATCCGTTAAAAATTTGAATTGGGAACAAGTGTTGAGTTTTCTTAATGCGCATATACTCGAAGAGAATTTAATGGAACAAAGATACATTGACATTCAAAAACAGTTAAACGACACATTGGAGGAAAATAGAATTTTGAAACTAGAACTAGAGTACTTTAAAGAAGTTCGAAAGAAAATAGAGCTATTTGGTGTAAACATAAATAAGATGATGGATATTTTCAATCAACCTCTCTAAGCTAATTTGACATATCCAAAGTTAAAGACATAACTCAAATAGAAAGGTTAGGTCGATGATATGAACATACATACTGATGGATTGACGTGGTTTTTTACTTTAAATGAAGAATTTAATGATTGGAGCAATGTGGGTAAAATAAAGGTTTCCGGTTTTACTTCAAGGGATGAGGCGGAAAAGGCGTATCATTCTTTTTCGGCTCTTATGAGATATAAAAAATATTTTGAAAGTCCACATGAGGTAAGTCGTGAGAAAGATTTTGACAAGCCATTACCCAAGAAGGAAGATATCGATAAATTATTGTCAATAATAAAATCACAGAATATATCACTATATCTAATATTTTCTCTTGTAATGCATTATGGATTGAGATTGGGGGAGATTCCAAGCCTCCGATGGAAAGATATTAACTTTTCCGAATCAGTGATTAATGTTCAACATAGGAAATCGCTTAGAATTACAACAATCAAAGTAAGTTCAAGGCTGCTACAAGAGTTGAAAAACTATTCTTATGGTCGTATTAAGGAAAGCTCAGATAACGATTTGATATTTTTCACAACTAAAGGGGATCCTTATAATTTTGAGGGGTTAAGGAGAATGTTAGGGAGGTTTTTGAGAAAGTCAAACCTAGATCATTTGAATTTTCATCATTTAAGGCTTATACATAAAAATGTTACATTGGATGACTAAGTTACCTGAATAAATAGAATAAACGGATTTTAACTTTTTTACAGATGCGGCCCACACTCCTTGCTGATGGGCTTTTTTTGTTTACATTTTTACTGTGAAACGGTGCATTTTTTATAATACAATTAATAAAAAAATGCACTGAAATTGGATGGATTGATTATAAGATATCAATTTGGTGATAAAGTGGTATTAAATATGGTCTAATATTAACTATACGAGTAGGATTCCCTAATACGACGGCAGGTTTTGGTTTGCTATATATACATGGGATTTTAAAGTGCGAATTTTAGAGAGTATCTCTAAAATTGATTTACCCCGTACTATTCCCTTATTTTTGAAAACAAGTATAATCGGTTTATATGACAAATAATTTAAAGAAGAGCGAGTAATGAATCCCAATAAGAAAAACATAAAACCTGGTGCGATATTAAAATTAAAAACTGTCTTTCAAAAGCATGCTTGGGTGGTTGAAGATAATTCTCTTAATGAGGCCAGTTTATTTAATCGGTTCTGTTCTATTTTAGGGGAATTAGACGAAGAGCAACAAGAATTTATTATTGAACTTACCAATCGTTTCGTATGGCTTAGATTTGAAAACTATTACAAACATTTTGATTTTATTTTTCAAAATATATTGCAAAGTCAGACGTTTAGCTTGAATAATATTACAAACATATACTTTGCGCCTTTAATTTTACCTGAGGACAAGGGGAAGACTAAAAGTTCTACTATGGTGTTGTATATGCTTAAAGGTAACAACACTCTCCGATACAATGCTACATACGCACAGAAATTGTGTAAATACTTTGAAGATCTTGATTTTGATGCTGATTTGGTCAATAAGCAACACAGTATTTTATTTTTAGTAGATGATTTCATAGGTACAGGGGAAACAGCTAGTACTGCAATAAACTATTTAGTTAATACAACTGGAGTTCAACAAAATAAAATTGTTGTTCTATCCATAGCTGCTATGAAACATGGTCTTGAAGAAGTCTCAAACATGGGTATAAAAGTTTTTACAGCTTTTGAATATGATAAGGGCATAAGTAATTATTATCCTAGTCACGAAGCAGCTGAAAAGTTGTTTCTTATGAAATCTATAGAGAATAAACTATCTCCTAAAGTTGTAAAAATAAACGAAAATGAAAGACTAGGGTATAGAGGCTCAGAAGCGTTAATTACTCTAATACGTACACCGAATAATACGTTTCCAGTTTTTTGGAAGCAAAACAAGAAAAGAATTGCTCCATTTCCGAGGTGAACAAGTGCAAAGTCAACAATGGAAAAGTGAACATTTACTATTATTGCTCCATATTATCAAGAATAATGGCAATGTAGAAAACCTAAGGAATCATGGATTGGATTATTCACAAATTGCAAATATGCTTAGTAATGCTATAAATGATAATTTAGCCAAGTACGATGACATAGAATTCTCATTGACAGAAGAGGGGGCACGAAAGTTTGAGGAGCTTAACAAACTACTGAATAGAAAAGCCTATGA
It contains:
- a CDS encoding tyrosine-type recombinase/integrase, producing the protein MIPSNLLLKESNNSSKRDVENKPTGFKLFLTESGVRRTAIIENNVLLFFVYSLSHQLINDHENINGPQLAQPILTYKQHLEDLLKEGKILPSERQQYLYSLDFYIRYLRTKNIYVPLDNYLLNQEVPHFDDLGCAPLREYIEELCRLNKLCVTTELRNIKSILKLLDPEIRQNIRLLTQTHLTDIENHFLKRIDEETILSRSAYYQLNVLRRFLRFLKRNQYIYFDYVIPEQFDSTVVRENSFVTNEDRMSFLNGILQDQYSPFQKRDLCVVLLIMFTGCRPIEICTLRIQDVLKTESRIYLYSLKSSQRSIQLEKEVMLILRSYINKQRNGASLIDPLFVTGRGMRIETKHISSIFNKYNRKIFGMSKVSARALRHTFITSALDDHSGNELTEVSRSVGHSDLRSTMHYYYRNIKRLVSNALPYLT
- a CDS encoding excisionase family DNA-binding protein codes for the protein MVKISEARRKQLLELIEEWMDKQDEVDLSQSRLLLNQEEKKAASQVNIDTISQDSYATNEKAMFTVKELSSYLCVSQDCIYAMVREKQIPYVRVRRRILFHRDSIDSWLKTTGL
- a CDS encoding tyrosine-type recombinase/integrase, coding for MNIHTDGLTWFFTLNEEFNDWSNVGKIKVSGFTSRDEAEKAYHSFSALMRYKKYFESPHEVSREKDFDKPLPKKEDIDKLLSIIKSQNISLYLIFSLVMHYGLRLGEIPSLRWKDINFSESVINVQHRKSLRITTIKVSSRLLQELKNYSYGRIKESSDNDLIFFTTKGDPYNFEGLRRMLGRFLRKSNLDHLNFHHLRLIHKNVTLDD
- a CDS encoding uracil phosphoribosyltransferase, translated to MNPNKKNIKPGAILKLKTVFQKHAWVVEDNSLNEASLFNRFCSILGELDEEQQEFIIELTNRFVWLRFENYYKHFDFIFQNILQSQTFSLNNITNIYFAPLILPEDKGKTKSSTMVLYMLKGNNTLRYNATYAQKLCKYFEDLDFDADLVNKQHSILFLVDDFIGTGETASTAINYLVNTTGVQQNKIVVLSIAAMKHGLEEVSNMGIKVFTAFEYDKGISNYYPSHEAAEKLFLMKSIENKLSPKVVKINENERLGYRGSEALITLIRTPNNTFPVFWKQNKKRIAPFPR